From Homo sapiens chromosome 6, GRCh38.p14 Primary Assembly, the proteins below share one genomic window:
- the H4C5 gene encoding histone H4 — MSGRGKGGKGLGKGGAKRHRKVLRDNIQGITKPAIRRLARRGGVKRISGLIYEETRGVLKVFLENVIRDAVTYTEHAKRKTVTAMDVVYALKRQGRTLYGFGG; from the coding sequence ATGTCTGGTCGCGGCAAAGGCGGAAAGGGACTGGGTAAAGGAGGCGCTAAGCGTCACCGTAAGGTCCTGCGAGATAACATCCAGGGCATTACCAAGCCTGCCATCCGGCGCCTTGCTCGTCGCGGGGGTGTCAAGCGCATTTCTGGTCTCATCTACGAGGAGACTCGCGGGGTTCTGAAGGTGTTTCTGGAAAACGTGATTCGTGATGCTGTGACTTACACGGAGCACGCCAAACGCAAGACAGTGACAGCGATGGATGTGGTCTACGCGCTGAAGAGACAGGGACGCACTCTTTACGGCTTCGGCGGCTAA